AAGGTATCTCTGTTTTCACGTCGGCGGGAATGGCGACATGCTGCTCATCGATTTGTCGACAGGCGTGGATGACCCGCCCGTTTATTCCTGGGGGCATGAGACAGACGAATTCCTATTGCTCGGCAAAAGCTTCACAGAGTTCATAGAGCGGGTCACGGAGTTGGGCTGTATTGGGGCAGAGTGCTGGAATTATGAAGCACTCGCCGGTGCAGATGGACTCGATGTCGAGGGACAAGTCGCACAAGAGTGGAAAGAATGGCTGCAAATCTATCGGACGCTAACCTTTGAAGAGGCAGCACAAGATTTCGAAAAGCTAGTCTTGTTTGCCAAAATGCATGGTGCAGGAGATTCGCGTATCCAAGAGGCATTTACTCAGTACGATTGGGAGCCAGTTTTACAAAAATGGGTAACGCAAATCGAGCAGGAAACCTCATCAAGCAATCTGTTACTTTGGTGCCAGCTCATTGTCGAGACAGTAGGCAAGAAGGCAGAGGGCTGGGTGCGCTCGCTATGGAAGTCCGGGCCACATTATGAACGTATAGGCTCAACCTTGCGTGCATATGTAACGGCAGCTTGTTTGCCCGAAGAAGAGGGGTTACAGCGAGTTTTGGCTGAAATGGATGAAGTCGTTGCCAGAAAAGAATGTTTGGTAGGATATGCTGCCAACAGTCATTTGCATCACTTTCGCTCCCGAGAAGTCATTTTATGGATGGAACCGCATGTGGCGTACCCGATTGAAGGCTGGGATGAGCTTTTCGCGGTGTCACGTCCACAATGGGATGATCTGATTCGTTGGCTGGACGGAAATGAAGCACAGCGGCAGATTGCATTAAGTGCTTGGGGCAAAATGCTGACAAGCGGTGAATCGCCTTCCGGTGAGGCGAATTGGGAAGAAATTAATCGGTTGTTGGATGTAGCGTACGAGAAAGCCATTCTGCGCAAGGAAAAGGAGCGTGTAGATCGCATTCGCTCTTCCTTGGAAACAGTAAAGCAGTAGACGAGGGGGGAAATTACAATGAGAAATGTGGTAACGGTATGGGGAACAACCTTGCAGTCTTCTGATGAGCTAGCGGATTTTCTGACTCCGGTTTACGACGAGGACGGGGAAGTGATACCGTCTGGCTTTTTAACAGCATCGGGTCTTGAATGGGTAGACGAGGATTTTTTTGAAGTGCATGAGGTACAGGATGCAGAGGCCAGAGCGGACTTTTTGACGTATTTGGAAAACGAATATGCGATGAATGCAACACTCGACAGAAAAGAATGGCCGAAAAAGCTAACAGAGGAGATTGGCAAGTACCCACATGTCATTTTGCTGTACGGCAATGAATCGAGGTACGGTCCGATTAACGAAAAACTGTTCGAACTCACTGAGGATGGGCAAGAAAAAGACTCACCGCTGGTCCTGCTCGCCAAACTTGTCTTTGAAACAGAGGAGCGGTAAGGAACAGGGAGGAATACATAAGTTAGGGGAGGCAGACATGGCTTACAAATTCGCAGATTTATACGATGCGGCTGAACTGGGAGATATTGAGCTCGTAAAGAAGATCGTCACGCAACAGCCGGAATTGCTGCATGAAAAGGATGAGTATGAGTTTTCCGTACTGCATGGAGCTGTGATGACAGACGATGTCGACCTTATTGCGTACTTGGTGGCACAGGGAGCAGATGTTCATGCGAAAAACGATGAGGGCATTACCCCGTTGCATATTGCACTCTATCCAGAGGTTGCAGAGGCGCTCATCGCCCACGGTGCAGACATACATGCCAGCGCTCATGATGGAAGTACCCCGCTGCACACACAGGTAGCGGATGGAGAGGAGCGTGTGGATGTGGTAGAGTTGCTGCTGGCTAAAGGTGCGAATCCTAACAAAAAGGACATAGAGGGGCAAACACCATACGATATAGCGCGCGAGAGAGAAGACGAAGAGATGATGGCATTATTTGAATAGGGGAAAGGTAAGCGTCCGTTATAATTTCGGACGCTTTCTTTCTTGTTCGAGTGCTGCGACGCGTTTTTCCAGCTCGTCGAAGGCTTTTTGCTTGGTTCCTGTGCGTTTTACGATGAAAATGCAGCAAGCAATGAAAAGGGCTAAAGGCATGAGGAAGACAAAGAGCTGAATGAGTAACGTACCCCATTCGAGCGACACAGCGCCAAAATCTAGCATGGGTGACCACTCCAATAACTTTGGTTTAGATATGCCAATTCGTTTGGATCATTGTACCAAAAAATATAATTTTTAAAAAATATTGTAACGAAAACGATAGGGAGGCTCATATGCCCGACAACATAAAAAACTTAGTTGAATACACAGAGGTGTTCGCCGAAAAATGGTTACATTTTCAACTAAGCCAGAGGGAGATTTACGTCATTTATCTCCCATTGGATAGCGTTTTAATTGTCGATGGTAGACTTAATCAATATGTTAAGCAAGGCGGCTTCACGGGTACCTTGGTATTTGCTCCCAGAAAACAATTCATGTCATGGGAAGATGCCTTTGTAGGTGTTTTTAAAAAGTATGTCCATCATTGGGAGAGTTGGTCTGATTTTTATGGAGATGATTTCTCAAAAGAGGAGATCGTTCATATTTTACATACACATATTTTTCCTCAGTATATAAATCCGAATCAAATGAGACGCATGAACAGTACAGCGTACATGGAAAACTTGAATAAGGAACTGAGAGAAGATGGTGTGTCTGAGGAGTTTATTCAATTTTTACAACCGCAATTAAGTAATCTTGAAATTATTTCGATAAAAGACGATTGGGATGACCATGCGGTTTTTGGAATATCTGACTCGCTCGTGTTCATTTACCTTCGTTTAATCAGCCACTAACCGAGTACGTCTTTGTACAAAGAAGGATTCGCTTATTCACTCGGTTATTTTAGCGTACATGCACATATAGGCGACCGCCCACATAAGGATAGAAGTAAGCTATTCCAGACGTGGAGGTGGCAGCCATGTCCAGCATTATCGCGGCGCTTTCCCTTGTTTTTAAAGAACTTCTTGTTTTTGTGGCTTATGTCAAGAACAATGCCTTCCCGCAACCGCTTCAGGACACCGAAGAAGAAAAGTACCTCCGACTCATGGCCAAAGGCGACCCTTACGCCCGCAACAAGCTGATTGAGCACAATTTGCGTTTGGTGGCGCATATTGTGAAGAAATTCGAGAACACGGGTGAGGACAGTGAAGATCTGATTTCCATCGGTACCATCGGCCTGATCAAAGCAATCGAGAGTTATCAGGTGGATAAGGGCACCAAGCTGGCTACGTATGCTGCGCGTTGTATTGAGAATGAGATAGTAATGTCAAAAGGGTGCATCAAGAGCTTAGCGCAAGAAAAGGGAACCATTAAGATTCCCCAAAAATTGAAAGATATAACGAAGCCCTTCTTCCTACATAGGACGAGCCCCAGGTCCTGATACACCACCAACAACTGGCGCTACTCGAGACATTCCTGTCCAAAGCAAGGTACTGCTTAAAAACGTATTTCTCATACCGATTCTTAACTTCGTTAGACGAAAAGAGACCTATAAAAGCTTTATCAGGGGCATTCCGTTTTAGATAGGATATGAGATTGTCCATAATTCTTGTCCCTATAGGGAAATGTGCATCAGAAAACATTCAATTGAGCTTGAAATTTCACAACCTAGCAATGATTCCAGAAACGCAATTGTCGCTAATTCTTTAACATAGTCGTCACCGTTGATATGGAGCATTTCTAAAACCTCAAATATCATTGGCAACTCAGTTAACATTTGCTGTTGGTAAAGCTCATCTACATGTTGGGCGAAATCTGAGACATCAATATACGGGAGATGCTCTTCGCTATCGTCGTAAGTTTCACTAACAAAATGGAGCCATCTTTCTTTATAGGAAGGACAAGCAGATAAGAATAAATCGATAACCTCATGCTTTTGTATCATTTCAAAAAGTTCACCCCATAAAAGGTATATCGAAATTTTATCACATGGAAAAATCGTTATTTAACATTTTGTTATTAAGTAAAATGGAGGCGGTTATGATGAATTTCAAGATTTTCGGAGTTGGCGAGGACTACACGACATACATCGTTGCACAATCGAAAGAAGAGGCTTTGGAAATGCATAACTCCTACGTCGATGCGGAATGGCACGAAACTATTGATGGTGTGTCAGAGGTTCCTTTCGAAAGAGAAGGATGGTTTGAAGCGGAAGAGGGTTACCAAAACATGACTTTCGGTGAGTTCTTGGGCAAAGATTTTGTTTACACAGAACCAAAGGTCATTTGCTGGAACGAGTAATCAACACAACAGTAATTTAGTAAAAAGAGACCCCTAGGATTTCCTAAGGGTTCGTCGATGGAAACTACTCAATAACTTTAAAAATGAAGCTATAAGATACTTCACCACTTATTCCATCACTTGCTGTAATAGTACCAGTAGTTTGGCCTGCTTTTAATGCGGTGAAGTTAGCATTACCAGTTGAACTGTCAATGGATACTTGAGCAATACTACTGTCACTTAGAGTAATGGAATAAGTTAGAGGATCATCTTCGGGGTCCCTAATATAATCCGAAAACTCGAGTAGTCCATTCGGGAATCTCAAAGTTAATTGGAAAACATCTAGTTGCTTGATAATTATAGGTTTGTGATTGCTATTCTCGACTTATACCCTTCTCTTTCTGAGGGTTTTCGTTCGAGCCTACACCGTGCGGGCGACTTTCATCGCACACGGCGTTCCATCAACGGAAAAAGGTGAAAAATTACAACGGGCTTTATCAGTATATAACATTACTGAACAAAAGTTTAACAAATTTACAAAACACACGATTTGATAAAAAAGAGATTCTAAATGCCGTAGTCCCGACACAAAAAATACCCCCGGGATATCCCGAGGGCCGTTGATGGCTGTCTAAAATTCGCTACTGAATGGCGTTTCATAAGTAATATTTCCACTCATATCTTTTACAGCACCTGAAACAAATTTGACTTTATAAGTAAATCCAGTGTGCCATGTTTCAGGGTTATAACCCATGTAAATTTTAAGAACAGGGTTTTCGGGGTTGCTAGTATCCCATTCAATACTTTGATTAATCGCAGGATTTCTGAGATTCGCTCCATTTTGATTGCTAATGTGGGTGATTAACTGATTGATATCATTGATCGTTAAAGTATCATCTGATAATTCTTCATTGAAGCTAATCAGTAAAATGCTCGCATTCAAAAGAGTAATTGTCCCAACTGCTGGCGTTTCATCAATGCTATTCTCGACTTATACCCTTCTATTTTTGTGGGATTTCGTTCGAGCCTACACCGTACAGGCGCCTTTCAGCGCATACGGCGTTCCATCAACAGATAAGAAAGCGTGTTTTACAACGGGCACATATAACATACGCCATTCTATCTATATCTGTCTGCTAACTAAAGTTATAACTTTTGGTGGATTTGTTATAAACGAGCTGAGCTTAACAAAACATTAATTGTGAGAAGGACGGTCAATATGAATCCTGAGGCTTTCGCTAATGAAACAGTCAAGATGAGAAAAGAAATAACCATCTATATGCAAGCTTATAGACAGTTATTTCATAAATTGGAGGACCTTAATTTATCTGAAAGGCAGTTAGTTTAGGACGTTACATCTTATTTAATATGATGTGTATCCATTTACATTAACGTTTCTAGACTCGGAGACTGCGTTTTCAATGTATAAGAAGATGGGCTCATCTTTTGTTCCTTTTGGAACATCGGTAAATGTGATTGTATAATTCTCATCTTCATATCTTTCAGGAACATGATGCTTTGTAGACGCTTTTGTGCCACTGTGATTTCTAAATTGATAAGTGAGTTTAGGTTTATCGGAGGAAAATGGATAGTACTGGACAACAGTGAGAGGTACAGTTCCATAAGTACTAATTGGGAGAGGACCAGCGATAAGCCTAGTATGAAAAGAACCATGGTAGCTAATATTTCTGCCATCTGTATCCGATGGTTTTATTAATGCCTTATTTGCAGGCACCTCTTGGGGGGTGGCTGGAGACACTGCAGAAGCTCCACTAACAATAGAAAATGCAGATACAATTGAAGTTAAAGCCAAGCTAAAAGCGATTCGTTTAAAAGCTTTCATCAATAACACTCCTATCTTGAAATATTTGGAAATAAACACAAGGACAGCATAATGCAAGTCGAAGAAAATATCAACAAAAATTACTTATATTGGTAATTTTTAGATAAGAAACCTTTGTGTGACTCTTTTTCATCGAGGGGAAGTTTAAAAACCAAGAGGAGGGAATCGAAATATCGATACAGGCTGTTGCTACATGGGACAAGGCATCATTTAACAAAAGAGAAAAAGTGATTCCATTCAGAATCACTCGGCAAACACTAATGGGACATTCATCTGAGTAGCAAGCTGCATGAACTTCCCCAATTCAACTGGGTTACGAGAGATTCGCTCAGCACTGTGACAGATTACCTTGTTTACCACCCCAGCCTCTATGTCCGTAAGCAATTGAGACAGGCCAGGACGATCAGAGTCAATGGTTTTAACGTCGATTTCTATGTAAACCTTATGAGCTACATTTTTGACATGTGGCATGCAGGACTCCATTTGTTTTTCGGTCTTTCTATAATCGTTGAAGGCAGTGCGGATAAAAACAGCAACCATTATGATCACCTCAAAAAATAAAATCATATAGCAAATCTATCATGAGAGTGTTGGGGTTTACAAACCATTCCAAGGCGAAAGCAGGTGTGTGATGAGCAAAGGTTTTGATCTTATATCAGATGTACATCTTGATTTTTGGGTTAAAGTTGAAAATCCGCCGCACAAGATGATTCCACAAATTAAGAATTTCATAAAAGCAATTTTGCCTGAAACGAATCATAATGTGCTTGTTATTGCTGGTGACCTGGGTCATTACAATTGGCAAAACAAAATACTGATTGAAGAGTTGAAACAGATATATGAGCACATTCTGATAGTTGCAGGAAACCATGATTACTATTTGGTTAGTGCAAATCAAGAAAAGCAGTACCGAGGAAAATCTCTTAATCGTGTTATCGAGATGAAAGAAACATGCAGCTCGCTTACCAATGTGCACTTTCTTGATGGCGACATAGTAGAAATCGATGGCATTAACTATGGTGGAGTTGGAATGTGGTATGACTTCTCATATGGGATTAAAGAGCTTGGATATTCAAAGGAGGCCCTGTATTCAAAATGGTGGGAAATAATGAACGATTCCAGACTGATCAAGGGTTTGTTGGACAAGCCATTTACATTCGCTGACGAAGAGAAGAAGAAACTTGACGGTATCATTGAGTCATCAGATGTAATCATTACACATGTTGGTGGCGATTGGAGCAAGGCCGACCATGATCTGGTCAATTCATTTTATTACTTTGACGGAAGTTCTTATTTTTCTAAACTCAAAGGCAAGGTATGGTGCTTTGGGCATACTCACCAACGGTATGATTATGAATCGAATGGATGTCGTTTTGTAAATGCTGCACTTGGTTATCCCGGTGAAGGTAAAAGACGTAGCGCCGTGCATATTCAAGTGTAAAGATAGAAGTGCGTGCTATATAGAAAAATGACAAAAAAATAGCCCCCAGCAGGGAGCCCGTATATATGTTCGGCAAAAACATTATAACATGGGCTGCCACGAGGGGGAATTGGAAAGATGAACGCACAATTAGATTTGTTCGTTAATGCTGAAGACAAAGAGAAAGCACGTGAGATATTAAAAGCCTACCCATCGATGAAAGCTGCCGTGGAGATTTACACTGTTGAGAAGTATTTCCCTGAGCAATACGACTTCACGGAAATAGATATAGCAAATATCGAGGGAAATGGTACATGGTACGAGAGGGGATATTCACGGCCGTGGTGCTCGACGAGATGTTGTCGGTAACACGATAGCGTTTAGAAAGGTACCTCCAGAAAAACGAATTCAGGAGGAACTTTTAAAGGATATATCACCTCTTGGTGGCAGCATATCAACTTTTTGGGTGAATACCAATATTATACGTTGCATTATGCTACATTATGATGGAGCTGACCTTAGAGGATTTACTCTTATGGAGCGTAAAGCTGTCTTGGACCGTGCGGTTGCGGACACTCTAACCATAAGAAAATGGCGTACATTGACGGCCGAGGCAAAGACTTATGGGACGCAATTGTTGCAAAATCAATCATCACAGGCGAGGATCGGGAGAATGTTTACATTCAGCCGCAGATAAAACGAGTGTTAAAATGCGAAACTGGACAAAGAGTGGCATGCTACGAAGAGCGTCAATAAATGTAAGAGGCACCTACCTGTTATATAGGAGGTGCCTCTTCGTGTTATTTACTATATTCCATAACTTCAAAGGATTGAATTTTGCTGAATGCTACATAATCTTTGCGAGCGGTAAATGGTCCTTTGTTAAAGTCCTTATCGAACATATATGTTTCTTTGCCACGTCCATCTGCACGGCCATTGTACCAGTCGATGAAGTCCTGTACTTCGGATGCAGTTAGCTCATATTCTTTCTCAAGACCACTGATCATTTTAATTACAAGTAGTGCATTATCACCAGTTGGAGTTGGTTCTGGATCAGGATCTGGATCAGGCGTATTTTCTATTTTATCGAGTAACTCAATCTCTTGAATATCGAGTGAATTATTCTCTCGACTAGACGTTACATTCAATCTGTAGT
This genomic stretch from Brevibacillus brevis harbors:
- a CDS encoding immunity 22 family protein, which gives rise to MRNVVTVWGTTLQSSDELADFLTPVYDEDGEVIPSGFLTASGLEWVDEDFFEVHEVQDAEARADFLTYLENEYAMNATLDRKEWPKKLTEEIGKYPHVILLYGNESRYGPINEKLFELTEDGQEKDSPLVLLAKLVFETEER
- a CDS encoding SMI1/KNR4 family protein: MPMQQRMEKWFETWKLLMHDMERQGAQVWPLTIEPPARLEEIESREESLGIRFPATIRTILLAGSSQVQINWSLPSRALDPFSLSGDLGWSLDAFEWPYFGGDEESEDEKRYLCFHVGGNGDMLLIDLSTGVDDPPVYSWGHETDEFLLLGKSFTEFIERVTELGCIGAECWNYEALAGADGLDVEGQVAQEWKEWLQIYRTLTFEEAAQDFEKLVLFAKMHGAGDSRIQEAFTQYDWEPVLQKWVTQIEQETSSSNLLLWCQLIVETVGKKAEGWVRSLWKSGPHYERIGSTLRAYVTAACLPEEEGLQRVLAEMDEVVARKECLVGYAANSHLHHFRSREVILWMEPHVAYPIEGWDELFAVSRPQWDDLIRWLDGNEAQRQIALSAWGKMLTSGESPSGEANWEEINRLLDVAYEKAILRKEKERVDRIRSSLETVKQ
- a CDS encoding ankyrin repeat domain-containing protein: MAYKFADLYDAAELGDIELVKKIVTQQPELLHEKDEYEFSVLHGAVMTDDVDLIAYLVAQGADVHAKNDEGITPLHIALYPEVAEALIAHGADIHASAHDGSTPLHTQVADGEERVDVVELLLAKGANPNKKDIEGQTPYDIAREREDEEMMALFE
- a CDS encoding sigma-70 family RNA polymerase sigma factor; amino-acid sequence: MSSIIAALSLVFKELLVFVAYVKNNAFPQPLQDTEEEKYLRLMAKGDPYARNKLIEHNLRLVAHIVKKFENTGEDSEDLISIGTIGLIKAIESYQVDKGTKLATYAARCIENEIVMSKGCIKSLAQEKGTIKIPQKLKDITKPFFLHRTSPRS
- a CDS encoding DUF7674 family protein, encoding MIQKHEVIDLFLSACPSYKERWLHFVSETYDDSEEHLPYIDVSDFAQHVDELYQQQMLTELPMIFEVLEMLHINGDDYVKELATIAFLESLLGCEISSSIECFLMHISL
- a CDS encoding recombinase family protein — encoded protein: MILFFEVIIMVAVFIRTAFNDYRKTEKQMESCMPHVKNVAHKVYIEIDVKTIDSDRPGLSQLLTDIEAGVVNKVICHSAERISRNPVELGKFMQLATQMNVPLVFAE
- a CDS encoding metallophosphoesterase family protein, with amino-acid sequence MSKGFDLISDVHLDFWVKVENPPHKMIPQIKNFIKAILPETNHNVLVIAGDLGHYNWQNKILIEELKQIYEHILIVAGNHDYYLVSANQEKQYRGKSLNRVIEMKETCSSLTNVHFLDGDIVEIDGINYGGVGMWYDFSYGIKELGYSKEALYSKWWEIMNDSRLIKGLLDKPFTFADEEKKKLDGIIESSDVIITHVGGDWSKADHDLVNSFYYFDGSSYFSKLKGKVWCFGHTHQRYDYESNGCRFVNAALGYPGEGKRRSAVHIQV